DNA from Elaeis guineensis isolate ETL-2024a chromosome 2, EG11, whole genome shotgun sequence:
TATTGATTATGTATATGTATCAGTGGTTGATATTGcggttatatggatatgacattctTTTCTGATcatattgaaatttaaaatttgttttggTAAATAACATAAAATTATGCAAAATAAAGGATGAAATATATGATTGGATTAGTCTCGTCATGGAATAGCTCGTCCGGGAGCTCATGCCTGAATATTTTTTCGAACTTATATTTGGATCAGCTAGCAGCTCATGTCTAAACAGCTGTCAGAGCATATGTCTAGGACAGTCCCACAGACTTTCATACGTAGGCAGTCAGCCAAGAACTCATGCTTGAGACAACTTAATGGACTTATGAGTAGAAATTTGATCGGATAGAGACTGAGATATAGCCTTAATTAGTACAAGCCAAAAGAATGAAGGTTATCAACTGAAGTTGTGGAAAGATGAATCAGATGTTAAGATCATGTAGATTAATGTTGAATAAGACCTCACTTGAGTTATTATGTATTCAATGCATGTTTATGCTAGTTttgagttatatatatatatacatatacatataaatatatacgtatatattacatacatatacatatatatacacacaccacACACTCACTTCATCCATTATTCTAATATAGATgtacagtgattcttactgagtgaAGAGCTCATATTCCATTGTTGTTTTATTTTCAGAACCACAGGATGCTTAGTTCGGATAAATTGGGTGAGAGAAGTCAAGTATTGGAGTTTTTAATAATTTagctagtttaaatttttaataccAACGAATATTTGAATTATTGTATTTGAATAAATTTACTATTTGATTTGGAGAGTGACTTGGTTGACATGTTTGatatttatttgattatttaaaattatttgagttTACATTTATTTAGGTCTTACATCATCTCTAGAGCACTACTCTAAAAATTGTAAGATCGTGTCACGTGGCCAAGTCAGATACTGGGTTCGATGCATTATGCATTACATAACCAGTCTAATCCTTACAATATACATATGCGTTACAGCATAAAGCGTACGTATGAATTTGATCGATCATCGAAAAGATAAATATATAGCAGAGAATGAAAGATATGTtagctttattaaaataaatttgtaaGAAAAGTACAACTACATGTCCAAGATTGGGAAGCTATTCTATGCACAGTTGACCACTAAACTGGAACGGACAAGTTTTTTATTCAGAGATAGCATGAAATTAAAAGAAGCGAAGCTCGCTAAAGCGAAAAGAGACCATTGGAGGAAGAAATTTTATCACATGAACCATTGAGTAATAAACCGTCCGCTTTGGCTTGAATCAGCTTCCACGTAGCCTCCACATGCCGCATCTCCGTCAGGGTTGCTCCGATCGCAAACCGTACGACAAACATTCCGGCCACCACGGCATGGGTCATGAAAGCTTGCCCACTCGAGTTCACCGCCTCCAATAGCCTTCGGTTCAACTCCGAAGCATCATCCCTTGGAACCTGGGTTTGAGTCGGAAGCACACCAACGCGAACTTGCACGGCACCACCATCCAAGTAATGCCGGAATTCAGGGCATATACCCAAACTACCGGCATAAGCTGCATCGATGTGATACCAAACGCCATACTCGTTCGCGACTTTCCCCAGCTCTAGTAGTGGATCCACGGCTCCAACAGCGGTGGTACCGATCGTGGCACACAGGTACAAGGGCACCAACCCTTTGGCGATGTCGGCCTCCATGGAGGACCgaacgcttttagcaaaagcgtcgttaaataaagaaaataccgacgctttttaacgacgctaaaaagcgtcggtGGGTTCGTTTAATAACCCCctcctcccgtgccctaatctatctaccacCGCCCCTTTAATTTTCACCCATTCCTCCGCTAACCCCggcccatctccgccgccggcaccgcacccgccgtccacgcgcaCCCGCCGTCCAGCCTCACCTCCGTCcgccgctcccctctgctgccgcgtCCGTCGACGCCGCGCTCGCGCGGTCCAAGCCATACGCCGTCCGCCCTCCTGGAAGCAGCCACCCGACcggccctcctcctcctccttccctgtTCGGCTGCTCCAAGCTTCCCACCATCCCACTTCGCTATTCGGCCACCCCAAGCCTCCCATCCGACTCCTGAAGAATCTAAAAACTAGAGGAAAATCGAAGAGAAACAAAGCCTGCTCGGCCGCTCCACAGAAATTTTGAAAGGTAAAATGTTTTTCCCATTTCacttgtttttcttttcattcattcttcttttcagagatctgatgggaaggagaacacctgagagagggagagggggagttCTTAGGTTTCGGTTGGGGTTTGtgtgaggggtttcttaggtttcgtTTAGGGGAAGGCGAACACCTAAGAGAGAGTGGAGCGGAGGGGTTTCTTTGTTTCCGGTTGGTGGGAGTTGTGGTGgtttgagttggtcccttgagagtTTAATCATCGTAGAAGAGATCTTAGGGGAAGGAGAAAACCTGAGAGATGGCATTTTGGTTGGCCAGCAGATGGATTTTTGGAATATTGAAAAGATTTTGGCATTCGAACATCTTAACTGCTTCTCTTTACTTTGATGTTACTTTATGAGCTATGTTTGTATGTTATCTCAtgacatacatatgtatgcatatggGGATTTCTAACTGATTCCCCTGGGACGGCCTATGAAAATCTTGTTTTTCTTTCAATTGATCCCATGATAGCTCTCAGATATCAGCTGAAGACAACCATGGAGCACTAAAAATGGAATTGCTGGATACCTGATCCTGTTTGTGCAAACATAAACGACTCAAATCAGTACAGTTGTTGCATTTTGGTTCACACTGCTTGACAGATGTTGAAAGGCTTCtgtttcaaaattaaaaaattaaactaaCCTGAGTGGTGTGAGACCTGATTCTCGGTTGTGAAATGTTAGAACTGTGTGGTGAAGGGCCAAAAATGTTGCCACCAGCATTTTCTTTGTATGCATGTCCAAACTTTCTGAACCGGTCGAGCTCGGGCAAGATGACTGTCCCGAGATCAGGTCGATCTTTCCTTCTCAGTTCTGCACACTTCAAAGCGAGTTTAGCAAATGAAAGATAACTCATTTCTGCACAACAGGGGTTTGGTATCGTTAAATTGTGATATTtcatcatttttaaaattttaattattgatCTTGTATTATTAGATGCTTGGTCGTATAAAGATAACTCATAAATGCTCAAAAGATATAtggaattgaaatttttttatttttaaatttaatattttttatcctatATCATATTACATTTTTATCATGTTCAAATGTTCCCATTTAAACCATGAAGCACCCATTGAATTGCATCCATTACAAAAGATCTGCTATTAATGGTCATCATCTGTGATTCAATAACTATgctcttcataaaaaaatataaaaattatataatttttttaatataaaattaaaatataaaaattgatgGGAGCACATTTTTTTTTGTAAGATAAGACACTTATTTATATGTATTTCTTTATTTACTTATCCAAACGAAAAACATTTATTTATTCACATGACTTTCACAAGGATTTTAgtagcaagaaaataatgaaatatCTGTATATGGATATTAGCATTAAGGATTGAGAATATACAATACTCATCATGCAACATAACGAATTCAAATGAGCATAACTCATTAATCCAGATGAAAGCTTTAATTAACCCATCCGATTCACAAGAATCCATGTGGTGGCAAAacatatgaaaattaattataaaaattggcTTAACTACATAAAACACTGAGTAGGTCACTATCTGGTTGGtgtaataagtttttcatgatctaaAAAGAGGGGTGAAAAAGAACAGAAAACCAGCACATGATAGCACATAACCAGAATAATATTgagattttttaaagataatgacaaataaataaaaaatctaatatcgAATGATGGTTGGTTCATATGTACTTGTGGAGCGAACGTATAAGTCATGATCATCTTCATCCACACCTCTCCTAAATTATCAAATATGGTAAACATGTatagcataaaataaatgatatagagctagatcaatttacaaccacaccctcttagtatctctctatgaggttcacccgaaaatatatagtacaattaattaaggttgtgatacatggttgatgaatggataatttcatagtttcatgaatcctgattgattgcttatctgacatgtggcgctcgttatgtggctggaccctgatatcgtgtggcctacgttatccttatcttcgtgactgatgaagactaagcatctggattaagctgggccaagtttctttgtccactactccccaagttaatatcaggtattaaatcaagttaattatgaattaattttaaaaagaattgcattgcatagaaacatagacccgtcttttgattaatgtacatattctattgtatccgtacatttatttatttttgtacgggtaaaagaattatgtacattgatcaattgattgtccagtatggacagtttggaaaatgtgagtaattctataggtcattaccataatcaaatggtatgctgagggttcggaaaaaatttcggatggtattttctttttgttcttcctatacggaagaactaaggaaaatactgccgaaattttttttggctcttgttgcatatcatttgatttctgtaattgacctatagaattaatgcattttctgaatgggataggaccttctttacctattagttgatgatagcaagcatttactatgtaaactttatctagctgttatttttttgaattttatgaaatgactgatattttttactcattgcattaatatagattgtataattttttttatttttagataaattgcaagttcagtcatttttatcctacaatggacaaaagttggataaataaaccaaggaatagtaaagaatatttagatggagttcatgacttcattaaatttggtatggagaaaagtagtttgaatggaaagattttatgtccatgtcggaaatgtgtaaatagttcttctttagatccacaaaatgttgaagaacatttggtatggaatggttttttaagaggttataccgactggatttttcatgaagaatctatgttgccatcatcatgtaaccaacccctgactcattttggatccactagcctagaagacaattctgcaagagatgatgatataaggggtttgatcacagatgcttttggatttgatgttcaaaatttaggagaatccagtagtatacaagaaacagttgggatgtttgatggatgtacgcatacggaacgtatgcatgttgaggagcccatacatacatctaatgatgagacagctcgttatcacaccttaatgaaagatgcagacgaagaattatatccgggttgtacgaaattttttaagatttcttttcttgtacatttatttcatataaaatatttgaatggatggtctggaaagagttttaccatgctgctcaagttattaaaggatgcatttccagaaagcactcgtttaccaccatcgtattatgaagccaagaaagtagtaaaggaattggatcttggatacgaaaagattcatagttgtccgaaagattgtatgttatatcggggtgaaaacgctaatcaagagtcatgcaatgtatgtggatcttcaagatggataacataaaaagaagatcgagacgatgtactgaatgaattggatgcaatgcggagtaaaaagaaaccggccaaggtattgcgttactttcctcttatacctagattgaaaaggatttatgcatcatcaaaaacagcttcatcaatgagatggcatcatgaaggacgtacaaaggatggaatgttgagacatccagcagatagtcttcaatggaaagcatttgatgataggcatcctgattttgcctctgatgttcgcagtgttaggtttggcttagcttctgatggcttcaatccatttcggaccctgagttctacctacagcacttggccagtcgttttgataccttacaatttgccaccgtggatgtgcatgaaacaatcatcacttatcttgtcaatggttattccaggagataagggtccaggcaatgatattgatatttttctacagcctttgatagaggaattgaaatagttgtgggagggtgttgatgcatttgatgcttccaacggccaaacatttaaactacggacagctttgttatggactattaatgatttttcagcatatgccaatttatctggctggagtacaaagggacggatcgcatgtccttgttgtggagattcaacatattcaatttggttaaaacatagaggtaaattttgttacatgggacatcgtcgatggttggaagcaaatcatccgtttcgatttcagaaagatttgtttgatggtactatagaattgggatgtgcccctattccaccttctgaaactgatgttcatagacaaatggatggcatcaattacagctatggtaagcactcaaagtcctctaaaaaaagaggaagggatgatgttgaaagctcagtgcacgaagggttaccagaggaagtcagtatcagtactatagatgcagaggtgtttcaagatccagataattatttcgaggatgaaaatgaggaagacacacagatagcatctacacaacagccaagtaaatatttatggaaaaaatgaagtatcttttttgacttaccttattgggaacataatcttattcggcacaatcttgatgtcatgcatatagagaagaatgtttgcgataatttacttggaacatttttaaaccttgatggaaagagcaaatataacatgaaggcacgtcttgatttaaaagaaatgggtatccgacaggaacttcatcctaaaatgcttgctaatgatagaatttatgtacctcctgcatgttacacaatgtctgctcgagaaaaggataattttttgggagttttgaaaagtatcaaagtacccgatggatatgcatcaaatatttcacgatgtgtgcatctaaaggatcgaaaactttcaaatcttaaaagtcatgatggtcacatattgatgcaagatatttttccaatagctttaagatcgtcattgccgaaacaagttgttacaattgtacttcgattatcgtcattctttaaggcattatgttccaaagttattgatcctcaggaacttgatcagttagaatctgatattgcaattacactttgccagatggaaaaaatttttcctcctggatttttcactattatggtacatctgctcattcacctagcttcaaaAGTTAAAGTTGGtagaccggtacattatagatggatgtatcctattgagaggtattattgcaaaccttaaatcttttgataattttattagaaacaacagcatactgatattttaataaatatttaattcttgaaggtatcttgtgcgtcttaaagattatgtgcgaaatagagcctatcccgaaggctcgattgctgaagcatatattgcggataaatgtctgacattttgttcaagatatcttcaaggtgtagagactatttttagtcgacctcaacggcataatgactttgtggagaatgcagaactgtataagttcttaactgctggaaaattcttgggaagagctcaaagtattgtacttgatcaaaaatccttagcataagcacatcgttatgtgttacttcatagtgacataatatctgaccatcgcaggttagtatatttaaggaatgacatcaaaatttaaattttatattagatataatgttctaaatgatatatttatattttatgcagtgaatttttaatttatcagagacgagccaatcataacattcgtcctaatgcaaggattgaacagcgatggttggtcaagttattccctatgtggctttcgaatcaggtgtgatttatatttaattatgagatatattaatttttgatacatatttaatatcagataactcaacagcactttgtcatatcatttttttttaggtatcaaagatgatggagacaaataattcagatgaactaatagctcttgctcgaggacctaacaagattgtgaatagatataacggtttcataattaatggctttaaatttcatactagagaatgggagaaatttagaaaaacacagaatagcggtgttatgtggaagcggatggaaaatcctattatggtgcacttaaagatatctatgagttggattattatggaaaatttaaagtagtactgtttagatgtgattggatagacataaactcaccaaggggtttgaaacaagatgcaaatggatttacacttgtaaatttttcaaggttgatacacactggtgtgttattgaaggatgacccattcattttttcatctcaagctcgtcaagtattttatgtacaagacgcaaaagataaagattggtttactgtcatcaaaacaaaacctagagacttatatgatatgggaaaccaagtggaggatgatgacgatgacacttatacacaatgtatgccctacaattttgtgccagctgatgatttaaatgctacgacgacgttggttagaacagaattcgaaggaaacactactgcttgattgttactggtaataattatttatgatgtatatattttgcattaattattatattattttactccatatattaactgattctaccttttatttatataaatgctaggtgatatcatgcgtcgcaggggacgatatgctggagtgcagttccagttttcacagacagaggtcggtacgtcttcttcagtacagcagcctgaggccagttcagctgcacagcattctgagccctgtccttcatcatcagcacagcacgatcctcctgttcatcagccagatgatgagatacacgtgcagggtatatattatctttcatgtaattttta
Protein-coding regions in this window:
- the LOC140855349 gene encoding tryptophan decarboxylase TDC1-like, encoding MEADIAKGLVPLYLCATIGTTAVGAVDPLLELGKVANEYGVWYHIDAAYAGSLGICPEFRHYLDGGAVQVRVGVLPTQTQVPRDDASELNRRLLEAVNSSGQAFMTHAVVAGMFVVRFAIGATLTEMRHVEATWKLIQAKADGLLLNGSCDKISSSNGLFSL